A genomic window from Lotus japonicus ecotype B-129 chromosome 1, LjGifu_v1.2 includes:
- the LOC130728881 gene encoding histone H3.2 encodes MARTKQTARKSTGGKAPRKQLATKAARKSAPATGGVKKPHRFRPGTVALREIRKYQKSTELLIRKLPFQRLVREIAQDFKTDLRFQSSAVSALQEAAEAYLVGLFEDTNLCAIHAKRVTIMPKDIQLARRIRGERA; translated from the coding sequence ATGGCACGCACGAAGCAAACTGCTCGCAAGTCCACCGGCGGCAAGGCTCCAAGGAAGCAGCTAGCTACCAAAGCCGCTCGGAAGTCAGCCCCGGCAACCGGTGGCGTGAAGAAGCCTCACCGTTTCAGGCCAGGGACGGTAGCTCTCCGCGAGATCCGAAAGTACCAGAAGAGCACTGAGCTTCTGATCCGCAAGCTCCCGTTCCAGCGCTTGGTTCGTGAGATCGCGCAGGACTTCAAAACCGACCTCCGATTCCAGAGCTCCGCCGTCTCAGCGCTTCAGGAGGCCGCCGAGGCTTACCTTGTTGGACTCTTCGAAGATACCAATCTCTGCGCAATTCACGCCAAGCGCGTCACCATCATGCCGAAGGATATTCAGCTCGCTAGGCGCATCAGGGGCGAGCGCGCTTAA